One Thauera aromatica K172 genomic region harbors:
- the trbK gene encoding entry exclusion lipoprotein TrbK: MKAKTIILTLAALASVLLAGCSDDRYSVSDEHCKPEYWQQLPDNPERAALVEACMTR; encoded by the coding sequence ATGAAAGCCAAGACCATCATCTTGACCCTGGCCGCACTGGCCTCGGTGCTGCTGGCCGGTTGCAGTGATGACCGTTATTCGGTCAGCGATGAACATTGCAAGCCGGAGTATTGGCAGCAGCTCCCCGATAACCCCGAACGCGCCGCGCTCGTCGAAGCGTGCATGACGCGATGA
- the trbK gene encoding entry exclusion lipoprotein TrbK: protein MKALIRVGLVMVIVPAALTGCWDNKAAPIEPTAESCSPDFYKALPAGKQRDNLVEACMTKGQYRAAEPQTF, encoded by the coding sequence ATGAAGGCGCTGATTCGGGTTGGTCTGGTGATGGTCATTGTCCCGGCAGCTCTAACGGGCTGCTGGGACAACAAGGCCGCCCCTATCGAACCGACTGCGGAATCATGCAGCCCTGATTTTTACAAGGCCCTGCCGGCTGGAAAGCAACGCGACAACCTGGTCGAAGCCTGCATGACGAAAGGCCAGTACCGCGCTGCTGAACCGCAGACGTTCTAG
- the trbL gene encoding P-type conjugative transfer protein TrbL: protein MKNRSAWFAIAAAVVVLLIAAPDAFAGTPGNANVGFYDDILRRFQSAATGWQSVITNAASWLFWTLVVISMVWTFGMMALRKADIGEFFAEFVRFTIFTGFFWWLLINGPNFAVSIMQSLSQLGASAGGLPSTPGQLGITPSGIVDIGFKIFGQIIDNMSFWPNKFHLSLMGGLMGLGILVMLCLIGINMLLLLVSAWFLAYAGIFFLGFGGSRWTSDMAINYYKTVLGLAVQILAMVLLIAIGKTFLDQYYATLQADISATNLKSMAALLMACVVLLALTSRIPPLLAGIITGAAVGGGGVGSMVGAGTLAAAAGMAGAAVATGGAALAAGGAAAAGGAQAVMAAFSKASENASSGGGGGDLMSAFSGGGGDDGGGGGGGGDEAGTGDTPFAQAAGFGGGGGDGGGGGGDTSTGGGADSSGGDGGGKSGGGKAASGDKTASAGGAQSSGGGKSGGGTSSSSGDDTGGASSGGGAAAAAGGGFLASAAKAGRITADAGGILAKAAGSVAKAKAAGIKDSAMARIAETTGGKMAAAIKASGAGAASGGDAGAGAAPSAGSEFTGNNLGGDGGGGDGWINQTGGFSELSEADQAQAMESHAEWQAKSEGNTFGVEDYVSYVQERQQERNAEAASFVNKKA from the coding sequence ATGAAAAATCGCAGTGCATGGTTTGCGATAGCGGCGGCGGTCGTCGTTCTGCTTATCGCGGCCCCCGATGCTTTTGCAGGCACACCGGGCAATGCCAACGTCGGCTTCTACGACGACATTTTGCGGCGGTTCCAAAGCGCGGCCACTGGCTGGCAGTCCGTCATCACTAACGCCGCTTCCTGGCTGTTCTGGACGCTGGTTGTGATTTCGATGGTCTGGACGTTCGGCATGATGGCCTTGCGCAAGGCCGACATTGGCGAGTTCTTCGCGGAGTTCGTCCGGTTCACGATCTTCACCGGCTTTTTCTGGTGGCTGCTCATCAACGGCCCCAACTTCGCCGTGTCGATCATGCAATCGCTTTCCCAGCTCGGCGCGTCGGCCGGGGGCCTGCCATCCACACCGGGCCAGCTCGGCATCACGCCTTCTGGAATCGTGGATATTGGCTTTAAGATTTTCGGGCAGATTATCGACAATATGTCGTTCTGGCCTAACAAGTTCCACCTGAGCCTTATGGGTGGCCTCATGGGCTTGGGCATCCTGGTCATGCTGTGCCTTATCGGCATCAACATGCTGTTGCTCCTGGTGTCGGCCTGGTTTCTTGCGTATGCCGGCATCTTCTTCCTTGGCTTTGGTGGATCGCGTTGGACTTCCGACATGGCGATCAACTACTACAAGACCGTGCTGGGCCTGGCCGTCCAGATTCTGGCAATGGTGCTTCTGATTGCCATCGGCAAGACCTTCCTTGACCAGTATTACGCGACCCTCCAAGCCGACATTAGCGCCACGAACCTGAAATCAATGGCCGCGCTCTTGATGGCGTGCGTTGTTCTCCTGGCGTTGACCTCTCGGATTCCTCCGCTTCTTGCTGGAATCATCACTGGCGCGGCCGTAGGCGGCGGCGGTGTTGGCAGCATGGTCGGTGCTGGCACGCTTGCAGCGGCCGCAGGTATGGCCGGCGCGGCCGTAGCGACTGGCGGCGCGGCTCTGGCCGCCGGCGGGGCAGCAGCAGCGGGCGGGGCGCAGGCAGTTATGGCGGCGTTCTCCAAGGCCAGCGAAAACGCCTCAAGCGGCGGCGGTGGCGGCGATCTTATGTCGGCGTTCAGTGGTGGCGGTGGCGATGACGGCGGCGGCGGTGGCGGTGGCGGCGATGAAGCTGGCACCGGCGACACGCCCTTTGCTCAAGCCGCCGGCTTTGGTGGCGGTGGCGGTGACGGCGGCGGTGGCGGTGGTGACACCAGCACCGGCGGCGGTGCCGATTCGTCGGGCGGCGATGGCGGCGGCAAGTCCGGCGGCGGCAAAGCAGCCAGCGGCGACAAGACGGCCAGCGCCGGCGGCGCGCAATCGTCGGGTGGCGGCAAGTCCGGCGGCGGTACTTCGTCCAGCTCGGGCGACGACACTGGCGGCGCATCGAGCGGCGGCGGTGCTGCCGCAGCAGCGGGCGGTGGATTCCTGGCCTCGGCCGCCAAGGCCGGCCGGATCACGGCGGACGCGGGCGGCATCTTGGCCAAGGCCGCCGGATCGGTGGCCAAGGCCAAAGCGGCCGGCATCAAGGATTCGGCAATGGCTCGTATCGCTGAAACAACCGGCGGCAAGATGGCCGCAGCAATCAAGGCCAGCGGGGCAGGGGCGGCGTCCGGTGGCGATGCCGGCGCGGGCGCAGCTCCAAGTGCTGGCAGCGAGTTCACCGGCAACAACCTTGGCGGCGACGGCGGCGGCGGCGATGGCTGGATCAACCAAACCGGCGGATTCAGCGAGCTATCGGAAGCCGACCAGGCGCAGGCAATGGAGTCCCATGCCGAATGGCAGGCCAAGAGTGAAGGCAATACGTTCGGTGTCGAGGACTACGTTTCGTATGTCCAGGAGCGGCAGCAGGAGCGGAATGCCGAAGCCGCTAGTTTCGTCAACAAAAAGGCGTGA
- a CDS encoding TrbM/KikA/MpfK family conjugal transfer protein has protein sequence MNKKLLSSLVVAVAAFGSVGTASAQEVLTGDTRLACEAVLCLASGTRPSECAPSLNRYFSITARKFKDTLKKRRNFLNLCPVSNQTPEMSSLISAQVNGAGRCDAQALNSTLISYRGWDSGETYISNRMPDYCAAYTGHAYTDFNSSGTMPRYVGTPEEGGYWVEARDYDRALAEYNARLEEQRRRNRENGWMQR, from the coding sequence ATGAATAAGAAACTGCTTTCCTCCCTGGTCGTCGCCGTCGCGGCTTTCGGTTCGGTCGGTACGGCCAGCGCGCAGGAAGTCTTGACCGGCGACACCCGCCTTGCTTGCGAAGCGGTGTTGTGCCTGGCCTCCGGCACCCGGCCCAGCGAATGCGCGCCGTCGCTCAATCGCTATTTCAGCATCACGGCCCGCAAGTTCAAGGACACGCTCAAGAAGCGCCGGAACTTCCTCAACCTGTGCCCGGTATCGAACCAGACGCCGGAAATGTCCTCGCTGATTTCCGCGCAGGTCAACGGGGCTGGCCGGTGCGATGCGCAGGCCCTCAATAGCACGCTGATTAGCTATCGCGGCTGGGACAGCGGCGAAACGTACATCAGCAATCGGATGCCGGACTACTGCGCGGCATACACCGGCCACGCTTACACCGACTTCAATTCGAGCGGCACCATGCCCCGTTATGTTGGGACGCCAGAGGAAGGCGGGTATTGGGTCGAGGCAAGGGACTATGACCGCGCCCTGGCTGAATATAACGCCCGCCTGGAAGAACAACGCCGCCGGAACCGCGAAAACGGTTGGATGCAGCGGTAA
- a CDS encoding transglycosylase SLT domain-containing protein, giving the protein MLPFVADMPPQIQERVVCSISAAVKYEVPANIVLAVAEKEAGKPGQWVRNTNGTHDVGPMQFNTTYLRDLARYGITADDVAAAGCYSYDLAAWRLRMHIRNDKGDLWTKAANYHSRTPRYNTVYRADLIRKATKWADWLEARFVTLDVTKEGATASVPTMPATVQQVAQQSPVAAPAAAPATAQHKPAAHSSLNTASYVPRSISFRSQD; this is encoded by the coding sequence ATGCTGCCATTCGTTGCCGATATGCCGCCGCAGATTCAGGAGCGCGTCGTGTGCTCTATCTCGGCGGCCGTCAAGTATGAAGTCCCGGCCAACATCGTGTTGGCCGTGGCTGAAAAGGAAGCAGGTAAGCCGGGCCAGTGGGTGCGCAACACGAATGGCACTCACGATGTTGGCCCGATGCAGTTCAACACGACTTACCTGCGCGACCTGGCCCGCTACGGGATCACGGCAGACGATGTAGCGGCCGCCGGCTGCTACTCGTATGACTTGGCCGCTTGGCGGTTGCGGATGCACATTCGCAACGACAAGGGCGACCTGTGGACGAAAGCCGCTAACTATCACTCGCGCACGCCTCGGTACAACACCGTGTACCGGGCCGACTTGATCCGCAAGGCGACCAAGTGGGCCGATTGGCTCGAAGCGCGTTTTGTGACCCTGGACGTGACGAAAGAGGGCGCTACCGCTTCGGTGCCGACCATGCCGGCGACCGTCCAGCAAGTGGCCCAGCAATCGCCTGTGGCGGCCCCAGCGGCCGCCCCGGCGACTGCGCAACACAAGCCCGCAGCACATAGCTCGCTGAACACCGCCAGCTATGTGCCGCGTTCCATATCGTTTCGCTCGCAGGATTAA
- a CDS encoding TraX family protein, with protein sequence MKPLRMSDGSLELLKWLALVLMTGDHVNKYLFNGTIDWLFDAGRLCLPIFVFVLAYNLARPGVFERGAYPRTMKRMALFGVVASVPFIALGGLGGGWWPLNVMFTLLVITATLYLVERGGVGNLVAAGLVFLVGGSVVEYWWPAIVLGLAVWSYCKRPTWTAAAVALLALAALWFINRNLWALAVLPLLLVASRIDLSMPRLRWAFYAYYPLHLAALWLIRIPMSKAGYLFF encoded by the coding sequence GTGAAGCCGCTGCGCATGTCGGACGGTTCGCTTGAGCTGTTGAAGTGGCTCGCCTTGGTCTTGATGACCGGCGATCACGTCAACAAGTATCTGTTCAACGGCACCATTGATTGGCTGTTCGATGCCGGCCGGCTTTGCTTGCCGATCTTCGTTTTTGTCCTGGCGTACAACCTTGCTCGGCCTGGTGTGTTCGAGCGCGGGGCCTATCCCCGCACCATGAAACGCATGGCGCTGTTCGGTGTGGTCGCCTCGGTGCCATTCATCGCCCTGGGCGGCCTGGGCGGCGGGTGGTGGCCGCTCAATGTCATGTTCACCCTCTTGGTCATTACGGCCACGCTGTACCTGGTCGAACGCGGTGGTGTTGGCAACCTGGTTGCCGCCGGCCTGGTGTTCCTGGTCGGCGGTAGCGTTGTTGAATACTGGTGGCCGGCCATCGTTCTCGGCCTGGCCGTCTGGTCTTATTGCAAGCGCCCCACCTGGACAGCCGCGGCGGTCGCGCTGCTGGCCCTGGCCGCGCTCTGGTTCATCAATCGCAACCTGTGGGCCTTGGCGGTGTTGCCGCTGCTCCTGGTCGCCTCTCGCATTGATCTGTCCATGCCGCGCCTGCGCTGGGCTTTCTATGCCTATTACCCGCTGCACCTGGCTGCGCTCTGGTTGATCCGCATTCCCATGAGCAAGGCCGGATACCTATTCTTTTGA
- a CDS encoding OmpA family protein produces MRKAFFLAISLASMIFAQGALAADYGTAHSTPVSSMVMVSFPDSSTTFQPPADVAAVLADARAASMIYVNGRTSTNRPSARDEILALKRALSARKYLVDRGVSPLKIMVNFASAADYVTENITPEGRYQNQRVEIELIYVPMF; encoded by the coding sequence ATGCGTAAAGCGTTCTTCCTGGCCATTTCCTTGGCGTCCATGATCTTCGCGCAAGGCGCGCTGGCCGCCGACTACGGCACCGCCCATAGCACGCCTGTTTCCTCGATGGTGATGGTTTCCTTCCCGGACAGCAGCACCACGTTCCAGCCGCCGGCGGACGTGGCCGCCGTCCTTGCTGACGCCCGCGCCGCCTCGATGATCTATGTCAACGGCCGCACCAGTACGAACCGGCCCAGCGCCCGCGATGAAATCCTGGCATTGAAGCGTGCCTTGTCGGCGCGCAAGTACCTGGTGGATCGTGGCGTGTCGCCGCTCAAGATCATGGTGAATTTCGCGTCGGCCGCCGACTACGTGACCGAGAACATCACGCCCGAAGGGCGCTACCAGAACCAACGTGTTGAAATCGAATTGATCTACGTGCCCATGTTCTAG
- a CDS encoding recombinase family protein yields MSTEEQDLSRQDAIVESTKAAGFYVAGIYREKASGARADRAELLRLIADLQPGEVVVAEKIDRISRLPLAEAERLVASIRAKGARLAVPGVVDLTELAAEAKGVAKVVLESVQDMLLKLALQIARDDYEDRRERQRQGVELAKQAGRYTGRKADTLAHDRIIALRTAGHSIAETAKLARCSESQVKRVWALHKAVASKRTG; encoded by the coding sequence GTGAGCACGGAGGAACAAGACCTAAGCCGGCAGGATGCCATCGTGGAGAGCACGAAGGCGGCCGGCTTTTACGTCGCCGGCATCTACCGCGAGAAAGCCAGCGGCGCACGCGCCGATCGCGCCGAGCTGCTGCGCCTGATTGCCGACCTGCAACCTGGTGAAGTCGTGGTTGCGGAGAAGATCGACCGAATCAGCCGCTTGCCGCTGGCCGAGGCCGAACGCCTGGTGGCCTCGATCCGGGCCAAGGGCGCCAGGCTAGCCGTGCCTGGTGTGGTGGATTTGACGGAGCTGGCCGCCGAGGCGAAGGGCGTGGCCAAGGTTGTTCTGGAATCCGTCCAGGACATGCTTTTGAAGCTGGCGTTGCAGATCGCACGCGATGACTACGAGGATCGGCGCGAGCGTCAGCGGCAAGGCGTGGAGCTGGCCAAGCAGGCCGGCCGCTACACCGGCCGTAAGGCCGACACACTGGCGCATGATCGGATCATTGCGCTGCGCACTGCTGGGCATAGCATCGCGGAAACGGCGAAACTGGCCAGGTGCAGCGAAAGTCAGGTCAAAAGAGTGTGGGCATTGCACAAAGCCGTGGCGTCAAAGCGTACAGGTTGA
- a CDS encoding type II toxin-antitoxin system VapC family toxin → MKVAVDTNVLVRAVVRDDPAQADVAAAVLTDAELIAVALPCLCEFVWVLLRVYGFQQADAASAIRALLAAANVEVNRPAVEAGLLVLDAGGDFADGVIAYEGNWLGGETFVSFDKKAVALLTAQGQSTRLL, encoded by the coding sequence ATGAAGGTCGCAGTCGATACCAACGTCCTTGTGCGTGCGGTTGTGCGTGACGATCCCGCACAAGCGGACGTTGCCGCCGCAGTCTTGACCGACGCCGAGTTGATCGCGGTCGCGCTGCCGTGCCTATGCGAATTTGTTTGGGTGCTGCTGCGTGTCTACGGCTTCCAGCAAGCCGACGCGGCCAGCGCGATCCGGGCACTACTGGCCGCCGCGAATGTGGAAGTGAACCGGCCTGCCGTGGAGGCTGGCTTGCTGGTGCTCGACGCGGGCGGAGACTTTGCCGATGGCGTCATTGCCTACGAAGGCAACTGGCTTGGCGGGGAAACCTTCGTTTCCTTCGATAAGAAGGCGGTGGCACTTCTCACGGCGCAAGGGCAATCAACGCGCCTTTTGTGA
- a CDS encoding AbrB/MazE/SpoVT family DNA-binding domain-containing protein → MTTLTVTARGQVTFRKDVLQHLGIRPGDKIELDLLPDGRGVLKAARPAGTIASFVGLLAGKTQKVATIEEINEAAAQGWAGKQ, encoded by the coding sequence ATGACCACATTGACCGTTACCGCACGGGGACAAGTGACGTTTCGGAAGGACGTACTGCAACACCTCGGCATCAGGCCAGGCGACAAGATCGAGCTGGACTTGTTGCCAGACGGTCGGGGCGTGCTCAAGGCGGCACGGCCCGCAGGGACGATAGCCAGCTTTGTCGGCCTGCTCGCGGGCAAGACGCAGAAGGTTGCCACCATCGAAGAAATCAACGAGGCGGCGGCGCAAGGCTGGGCAGGTAAGCAATGA
- a CDS encoding recombinase family protein, translated as MALIGYARVSTAEQDTALQTDALRKAGCERVFEDTASGAKADRPGLADALAYLRDGDVLAVWRLDRLGRSMPHLIETIGALEARGVGFRSLTEAIDTTTPGGRLIFHVFGALGQFERDLIRERTKAGLTAAAARGRKGGRKPVVTADKLQRAREHIANGLNVREAATRLKVSKTALYTALQSTSAADS; from the coding sequence ATGGCACTGATCGGCTATGCGCGGGTATCGACGGCGGAACAGGACACCGCCTTGCAGACGGATGCGCTACGCAAGGCAGGCTGCGAGCGCGTTTTCGAGGACACGGCTTCCGGGGCCAAGGCCGACCGCCCCGGCTTGGCTGATGCGCTGGCCTACCTGCGCGACGGCGACGTGCTGGCCGTCTGGCGGCTGGATCGGCTCGGGCGCTCTATGCCGCACCTAATCGAAACGATAGGCGCGCTGGAAGCGCGAGGCGTCGGCTTCCGTTCTCTGACGGAAGCCATCGACACCACCACGCCAGGCGGGCGGCTCATCTTCCACGTGTTCGGCGCGCTGGGCCAGTTCGAGCGCGACTTGATCCGCGAGCGCACCAAGGCCGGGTTGACTGCCGCCGCCGCTCGTGGGAGGAAGGGCGGGCGAAAGCCGGTTGTCACCGCCGACAAGTTGCAGCGAGCGCGGGAGCACATCGCCAACGGGCTTAATGTCCGAGAGGCCGCTACACGGCTCAAGGTGAGCAAGACGGCCCTGTACACCGCGCTGCAATCCACCAGTGCAGCCGACTCCTGA
- the intI1 gene encoding class 1 integron integrase IntI1: MKTATAPLPPLRSVKVLDQLRERIRYLHYSLRTEQAYVHWVRAFIRFHGVRHPATLGSSEVEAFLSWLANERKVSVSTHRQALAALLFFYGKVLCTDLPWLQEIGRPRPSRRLPVVLTPDEVVRILGFLEGEHRLFAQLLYGTGMRISEGLQLRVKDLDFDHGTIIVREGKGSKDRALMLPESLAPSLREQLSRARAWWLKDQAEGRSGVALPDALERKYPRAGHSWPWFWVFAQHTHSTDPRSGVVRRHHMYDQTFQRAFKRAVEQAGITKPATPHTLRHSFATALLRSGYDIRTVQDLLGHSDVSTTMIYTHVLKVGGAGVRSPLDALPPLTSER; this comes from the coding sequence ATGAAAACCGCCACTGCGCCGTTACCACCGCTGCGTTCGGTCAAGGTTCTGGACCAGTTGCGTGAGCGCATACGCTACTTGCATTACAGCTTACGAACCGAACAGGCTTATGTCCACTGGGTTCGTGCCTTCATCCGTTTCCACGGTGTGCGTCACCCGGCAACCTTGGGCAGCAGCGAAGTCGAGGCATTTCTGTCCTGGCTGGCGAACGAGCGCAAGGTTTCGGTCTCCACGCATCGTCAGGCATTGGCGGCCTTGCTGTTCTTCTACGGCAAGGTGCTGTGCACGGATCTGCCCTGGCTTCAGGAGATCGGAAGACCTCGGCCGTCGCGGCGCTTGCCGGTGGTGCTGACCCCGGATGAAGTGGTTCGCATCCTCGGTTTTCTGGAAGGCGAGCATCGTTTGTTCGCCCAGCTTCTGTATGGAACGGGCATGCGGATCAGTGAGGGTTTGCAACTGCGGGTCAAGGATCTGGATTTCGATCACGGCACGATCATCGTGCGGGAGGGCAAGGGCTCCAAGGATCGGGCCTTGATGTTACCCGAGAGCTTGGCACCCAGCCTGCGCGAGCAGCTGTCGCGTGCACGGGCATGGTGGCTGAAGGACCAGGCCGAGGGCCGCAGCGGCGTTGCGCTTCCCGACGCCCTTGAGCGGAAGTATCCGCGCGCCGGGCATTCCTGGCCGTGGTTCTGGGTTTTTGCGCAGCACACGCATTCGACCGATCCACGGAGCGGTGTCGTGCGTCGCCATCACATGTATGACCAGACCTTTCAGCGCGCCTTCAAACGTGCCGTAGAACAAGCAGGCATCACGAAGCCCGCCACACCGCACACCCTCCGCCACTCGTTCGCGACGGCCTTGCTCCGCAGCGGTTACGACATTCGAACCGTGCAGGATCTGCTCGGCCATTCCGACGTCTCTACGACGATGATTTACACGCATGTGCTGAAAGTTGGCGGTGCCGGAGTGCGCTCACCGCTTGATGCGCTGCCGCCCCTCACTAGTGAGAGGTAG
- the ere(A) gene encoding EreA family erythromycin esterase, with product MTWRTTRTLLQPQKLEFNEFEILNPVVEGARIVGIGEGAHFVAEFSLARASLIRYFVERHDFNAIGLECGAIQASRLSEWLNSTAGAHELERFSDTLTFSLYGSVLIWVKSYLRESGRKLQLVGIDLPNTLNPRDDLAQLAEIIQVIDHLMKPHVDALTQLLTSIDGQSAVISSAKWGELETAQQEKAISGVTRLKLRLASLAPVLKNHVNSDFFRKASDRIESIEYTLETLRVMKAFFDGTSLEGDTSVRDSYMAGVVDGMVRANPDVRIILLAHNNHLQKTPVSFSGELTAVPMGQHLAEREEGDYRAIAFTHLGLTVPEMHFPSPDSPLGFSVVTTPADAIREDSVEQYVIDACGKEDSCLTLTDDPMEAKRMRSQSASVETNLSEAFDAIVCVPSAGKDSLVAL from the coding sequence ATGACATGGAGAACGACCAGAACACTTTTACAGCCTCAAAAGCTGGAGTTCAATGAGTTTGAGATTCTTAATCCCGTAGTTGAGGGCGCCCGAATTGTCGGCATTGGCGAGGGTGCTCACTTTGTCGCGGAGTTCTCACTGGCTAGAGCTAGTCTTATTCGCTATTTTGTCGAGAGGCATGATTTTAATGCGATTGGTTTGGAATGTGGGGCGATTCAGGCATCCCGGCTATCTGAATGGCTCAACTCAACAGCCGGTGCTCATGAACTTGAGCGATTTTCGGATACCCTGACCTTTTCTTTGTATGGCTCAGTGCTGATTTGGGTTAAATCATATCTACGCGAATCAGGAAGAAAACTGCAGTTAGTCGGAATCGATTTACCCAACACCTTGAATCCAAGGGACGACCTAGCGCAATTGGCCGAAATTATCCAGGTCATCGACCACCTCATGAAACCCCACGTTGATGCGCTGACTCAGTTGTTGACGTCCATTGATGGCCAGTCGGCGGTTATTTCATCGGCAAAATGGGGGGAGTTGGAAACGGCTCAGCAGGAGAAAGCTATCTCAGGGGTAACCAGATTGAAGCTCCGTTTGGCGTCGCTTGCCCCTGTCCTGAAAAATCACGTCAACAGCGATTTTTTCCGAAAAGCCTCTGATCGAATAGAGTCGATAGAGTATACGTTGGAAACCTTGCGTGTAATGAAAGCTTTCTTCGATGGTACCTCTCTTGAGGGAGATACTTCCGTACGTGACTCGTATATGGCGGGCGTGGTGGATGGAATGGTTCGAGCGAATCCGGATGTAAGGATAATTCTGCTGGCGCACAACAATCATTTACAAAAAACTCCAGTTTCCTTTTCAGGCGAGCTTACGGCTGTTCCCATGGGACAGCATCTCGCAGAGAGGGAGGAGGGGGATTACCGTGCGATTGCATTCACCCATCTTGGACTCACCGTGCCGGAAATGCATTTCCCATCGCCCGACAGTCCTCTTGGATTCTCTGTTGTGACCACGCCTGCCGATGCAATCCGTGAGGATAGTGTGGAACAGTATGTCATCGATGCCTGTGGTAAGGAGGATTCATGCCTGACATTGACAGATGACCCCATGGAAGCAAAGCGAATGCGGTCCCAAAGCGCCTCTGTAGAAACGAATTTGAGCGAGGCATTTGATGCCATCGTCTGCGTTCCCAGCGCCGGCAAGGACAGCCTGGTTGCCCTATAG
- a CDS encoding quaternary ammonium compound efflux SMR transporter QacE delta 1 encodes MKGWLFLVIAIVGEVIATSALKSSEGFTKLAPSAVVIIGYGIAFYFLSLVLKSIPVGVAYAVWSGLGVVIITAIAWLLHGQKLDAWGFVGMGLIIAAFLLARSPSWKSLRRPTPW; translated from the coding sequence ATGAAAGGCTGGCTTTTTCTTGTTATCGCAATAGTTGGCGAAGTAATCGCAACATCCGCATTAAAATCTAGCGAGGGCTTTACTAAGCTTGCCCCTTCCGCCGTTGTCATAATCGGTTATGGCATCGCATTTTATTTTCTTTCTCTGGTTCTGAAATCCATCCCTGTCGGTGTTGCTTATGCAGTCTGGTCGGGACTCGGCGTCGTCATAATTACAGCCATTGCCTGGTTGCTTCATGGGCAAAAGCTTGATGCGTGGGGCTTTGTAGGTATGGGGCTCATAATTGCTGCCTTTTTGCTCGCCCGATCCCCATCGTGGAAGTCGCTGCGGAGGCCGACGCCATGGTGA
- the sul1 gene encoding sulfonamide-resistant dihydropteroate synthase Sul1, whose protein sequence is MVTVFGILNLTEDSFFDESRRLDPAGAVTAAIEMLRVGSDVVDVGPAASHPDARPVSPADEIRRIAPLLDALSDQMHRVSIDSFQPETQRYALKRGVGYLNDIQGFPDPALYPDIAEADCRLVVMHSAQRDGIATRTGHLRPEDALDEIVRFFEARVSALRRSGVAADRLILDPGMGFFLSPAPETSLHVLSNLQKLKSALGLPLLVSVSRKSFLGATVGLPVKDLGPASLAAELHAIGNGADYVRTHAPGDLRSAITFSETLAKFRSRDARDRGLDHA, encoded by the coding sequence ATGGTGACGGTGTTCGGCATTCTGAATCTCACCGAGGACTCCTTCTTCGATGAGAGCCGGCGGCTAGACCCCGCCGGCGCTGTCACCGCGGCGATCGAAATGCTGCGAGTCGGATCAGACGTCGTGGATGTCGGACCGGCCGCCAGCCATCCGGACGCGAGGCCTGTATCGCCGGCCGATGAGATCAGACGTATTGCGCCGCTCTTAGACGCCCTGTCCGATCAGATGCACCGTGTTTCAATCGACAGCTTCCAACCGGAAACCCAGCGCTATGCGCTCAAGCGCGGCGTGGGCTACCTGAACGATATCCAAGGATTTCCTGACCCTGCGCTCTATCCCGATATTGCTGAGGCGGACTGCAGGCTGGTGGTTATGCACTCAGCGCAGCGGGATGGCATCGCCACCCGCACCGGTCACCTTCGACCCGAAGACGCGCTCGACGAGATTGTGCGGTTCTTCGAGGCGCGGGTTTCCGCCTTGCGACGGAGCGGGGTCGCTGCCGACCGGCTCATCCTCGATCCGGGGATGGGATTTTTCTTGAGCCCCGCACCGGAAACATCGCTGCACGTGCTGTCGAACCTTCAAAAGCTGAAGTCGGCGTTGGGGCTTCCGCTATTGGTCTCGGTGTCGCGGAAATCCTTCTTGGGCGCCACCGTTGGCCTTCCTGTAAAGGATCTGGGTCCAGCGAGCCTTGCGGCGGAACTTCACGCGATCGGCAATGGCGCTGACTACGTCCGCACCCACGCGCCTGGAGATCTGCGAAGCGCAATCACCTTCTCGGAAACCCTCGCGAAATTTCGCAGTCGCGACGCCAGAGACCGAGGGTTAGATCATGCCTAG